In Paenibacillus larvae subsp. larvae, the following proteins share a genomic window:
- a CDS encoding spore germination protein GerPB has protein sequence MADNKSCNLSSFTVNQTITIHQIRIEVISNSSVFHIGTAGVIKSLSNIYNTGGFTAPAPQFGQDASHLPYSPMVPLPPLR, from the coding sequence ATGGCAGACAACAAATCGTGTAATCTCAGCTCATTTACTGTGAATCAGACGATTACAATTCATCAGATACGGATTGAAGTGATCAGCAACTCTTCTGTATTTCATATCGGAACTGCGGGAGTCATTAAATCTCTTTCCAATATATACAATACAGGAGGATTTACTGCGCCAGCCCCGCAATTCGGCCAAGATGCCTCCCACTTGCCGTACTCCCCTATGGTTCCATTGCCGCCGCTTCGATAA
- a CDS encoding spore germination protein: MPSIVGNIKINSVGPSSNVQIGDSASIILSSSTKSYAGANSFVTGDEIGTIIRYNQASSTNTNDPDVVDSDGRQQIV, translated from the coding sequence ATGCCTTCAATTGTCGGAAATATTAAAATTAACAGTGTCGGCCCAAGCTCCAATGTCCAGATCGGTGATTCAGCTTCAATTATACTCAGCAGTAGCACAAAATCTTATGCAGGAGCCAACTCTTTTGTAACAGGGGATGAGATCGGTACGATTATCAGATATAACCAGGCCAGCAGCACAAATACCAATGACCCGGATGTGGTGGATAGTGATGGCAGACAACAAATCGTGTAA